Part of the Dehalococcoidales bacterium genome is shown below.
CAGCGATGCGTAGGCTTGTTTGCGTTGCCCTTCACCCTGTTCGGCATAGTGGTTGAATATGTTCCTTATCCCGCTAAACACATTCTCCATGCCCCCTTTATTATTCTTCAGCATCTTCAGCCCATCCATAGCCCTCTTGTTGGTCTTTTTAGCCACCTCGTTCCTGGGCAGACCGATATTTCTGATCAGTACCTCAGCGGCGCCCTCAATAACGTACTTTCTCGTTTTGTCAGGGTATCGGCCAAGCTCAGCTAAAAGGTTGCAGTCTTCCTTGAGATACCTGGCGCCCAGTTGTTCTCCTTCAGGGACATATTTCCACCTCAGGCGTTCCTCTTCAGAGGCATCGCCGAGTTTCTCTACTTTCTCCATGGCAATCTCAAAGGCGCTCTTGATATCACCCATGAAAGTCCTCCGCTGGTTCCATGATACTTAAACTACCCTGTATTAATTATACTATACGGACAGAAATGCTTAAAGAGAGGAGTAAGAGTGTTTTCCTTGGTTTTGGTTGGTACTGTCATTGCGAGACCCTTCCGCCGCAGGCGGAAGGCTTCAGCCCGAGTTCAGCGTTCGACTGAGCTCACGCCGAAGTCCCGAGGGCGAAGCAATCTCTTTCTTCTTTCTGTCTGGAGATTGCCACGTCGCTCCGCTCCTCGCAATGACACGGGGAAAACCAAATGCGAGCATAACCAATACGGTAAAGCCCAGAGATAATCCTTGGCTGCGGTCGTCGCTTTAATACGGGTTTATGCAGTTATCAGTCTGCGGTGCTCAGTGCCTTGAACATGTTAGCGTAAAGGCCCTCTTTGGCCAGTAGCTCCCGGTGAGAGCCCATCTCGGTGATTCTGCCCCGTTCCAGGACGATAATACGGTCGGCATTGGTTACAGTGGACAACCGGTGGGCGATTACGAGGCAGGTACGTCCCTGCATCAGGCGGCGGAAGGATTCCTGCATCAGACGCTCGGCATTGGTATCGACACTGGAAGTGGCTTCATCCAGTATAATAATGGGAGGGTCGGCCAGTACTGCCCGCGCCAGGCAGACAAACTGGCGTTGCCCGGCGCTGAGATTACCACCCCTCTCCCCGACCAGAGTGTCATAACCGTGCTTGAGGTGGGTGATGAAGCTGTGGGCGCCCACGGTTTTAGCGGCATTGATAACTTCGTCATGAGTGGCCTCCATGCGCCCGTATTTGATATTGTCCTCGATACTGCCGGAGAACAGAAAAGGGTCCTGGGGTACGATGCCAATCTGCTGTCTTAATGATTGCTGGGTGACGGCATTGACGTTGTAGCCGTCTATGGTCACATCCCCTTTTTCGGCTTCATAGAAACGGAGGACAAGGTTCATCAGGCTGCTTTTACCGGCCCCGGTCCGCCCGGCAATGGCTACCATCTCACCGGGTTTGACGGCTAAGTCAATATCATGGAGCACCTCGATGCCGGGCTGATAGCTGAAGCTGACTCCCTGGAAACGGACTTCCCCTTTTACCGGCGGCATCACCATTGCCCGGGGGTTATCTTCAATTTCAGGTTTGACGTCAAGCAGTTCGAAGATACGCGCTCCGGAAGCCATGGAGCGCTGCAGTTCGGTATACTGCGTCGTTAGTTCCAGTATCGGGTCAAAGAAGCGCTGGATGTAGAGCAAAAACCCGATGATAATCTCGGCGCCCATCGTTCCGTCCAGCACCTGGTAGCCGCCGAAAACAAGGATCAGGCTGAAGGCAATGGCCGTCAGTACCTGCACGGCAGGCATCATCAGTGCTTCGAGTCTGGCGGCATCAACGTTGGCATCAAGGTGTGCCCTGTTTACATTGTCAAACCGCTCAAAGTTTACGCCCTCACGGGAGAGGCTCTGGGTGACCCGTACCCCGGATATGCCTTCTTGAAGCTGAGCATTGACGGTGGCAATCGCCTGTCTCACCCTGATGAAAGCGCGGCGGGCGTACTTCTGCCAGATAAGGGTAACTATGGCCAGCGCCGGTACTACGGTAAGGGTGAGGAGGGCGAGGCGTGCGTTCAGCAGAATCATGATGACGGCAATCCCCACCAGGGTCAGGGCGCTGGTTATGATATTGAGGACGCCATTGGTGACCAGTTCCTGTAGCTGCTGCACGTCATTCTGCACGCGGGACATCAGTTTACCCACCTGGTTACGGTCGAAGAAGCTCAGTGAGAGCTTTTGCAGGTGGTCAAACATCTCCGTGCGCATTCTCAAGAGGATTGATTCCCCGGCATAGGACAAAAACAGGGTCTGCATATATTGACCTGCCCAGGCGAGTAGAGTCGCACCGATAAAGAGGATAACGATGATGTTGAGTCCGGCCAGGTCTTTGGTCTGTATAAAACGGCCGGTAGCAATGACGATAAGGTAGGGCGTCGCCAGTTGCGCCAGGGTACGCAGCAGCATGCCGCCGGCTCCCAGAGCCAGCCATGTCTTGACCGGGCGCAGGTACCGGTACATCCGGCCTACTATCCGGCTGTCATATACCTTGCCCAGCATTTCATCTTCGTCAAAAGCGCCGTGGAGGTGGAATCCGCCACCGTAACCACCCCCGCCACCGTGATACATACTTTTTACTCCTTATGTCCGGCTCTTTTCCCCAGAGCGTATGTAAAATACAGGATTAAACCAAGGGGGAATATGAATATCACTAAGAGAACAAATATGACAGAGGCAAAATCTGATATCCCTCTTTTGCGTGCGTCTCGTAAAATTAAATATGACACTGCAGCAATGATAAAATAATATCGAAGCTATAAGTATGAATTCGTATGGCCCAATGCGCCCCAACAAGTGATTATTACTCCTTCTTCAAACCAACTCAGCCAATCTATTGTATTACAGGCTTAATCAGACTACTGGACCGATGCCAGCTGGGATTGATAAGTCTGCTGATAAATGCCATTCCTGGCCATAAGCTCGCCGTGTTTTCCATGTTCCACTATCTGCCCGTCCTGGAGCACCAGGATCAGGTCAGCGTTCTTGATGATGGGCAGGCGGTGGGTAATGACAAAGGTGGTCCGTCCCTTAATGAGCTTATCCAGGGCACGGCGGATAAGGCGTTCCGTCTCCGCATCCACACTGGAAGTGGAGTCATCAAGGATAAGGATACCCGGATTTATCAGCAGGGTACGGGCGATAGCCAGGCGCTGTTTTTCACCCCCGGAGAGTGTGATGCCTCTTTCTCCCACCCAGGTCTCATAGCCGTCAGGAAGGGTTGTGATGAAATCGTGCAGGTAAGCAGCTTTGGCGGCCGCCTCTATTTGTGCCGTATCGGCTTTTACCAGACCGTAGGCGATGTTATCCCTGATGGTCGCTGAAAATAGAAAGACGTCCTGCTGTACTATGCCCACGTTACGGCGTAGTGAGGCTAAAGTCAGGTCACGGATGTCAACGCCGTCAATGGTAATTCGGCCGCTGCTGACGTCATAGAACCGGGGAATAAGATGGGCGATGCTGCTCTTCCCGCTGCCTGAACCTCCGAGCAAGGCGACCAGCTCTCCCGGCTGCACGCTGAAGCTGATGTTTTCCAGTGCCGGGCCCGCCGAATCATAGCTGAAACTGACATTCTCAAAGGAGACCTGTCCTCTGACCGTATTTAACTCGATGGCATTTGGTCTTTCCTGTACGGCTGATTCGGTGTCCAGTATTTCCAGGATGCGCTGTCCGGCTGAAATAGTGCGTGAGAGCATGTTAGCCATGAAACCCAGACGACGGATGGGCATTAACAGCATACCCAGGTAAAGGATAAACTGGGTGAGGTCACCTAAGGTCAGGTTACCGGCGACCACCTGACGTCCGCCGTACCAGAGGACAAGGGCTGTGGGCAGGGTCATCAGAAATACCATCAGAGGCATATTGAAAGCCATCTGACGGGTAGCGTTAATTTCCTCATCGTAGAGAATGGTTGCCCCGGCGGCGAACTTCTGGCTCTCTTCTGCCTGGTGAGAGAAAGCTTTGACGATTCTGACTCCGGTCAGGTTCTCTTCCAGTATAGTACCCAGTTCCCCCATCAGTTGTTGAATTTTAAGCCAGATAGGGCGCAGACGGTTACTGACGACGGTGGCGCGCCAGCCCACCGCGGGGGCGAAGGCCAGAGTTAGCAGCCCCAGCTTCCAGTCCAGTGATATCAGGATGAAAGCGATACCGATAAAAAGCAATAGCGTCTGGATGATACCCAGCAGGCCCCTGCCGAAGAACCGGCGTATTGCTTCAACATCAGCGGTGGCGCGTGACATCAGTTGTCCCGTCTGGCTCTGATCGTGATAGGCAAAGCTCAATCGCTGTAGCCGGTCATAAAGGGCGTTTCTGATATCGTAGGCGGTTCTCTGGGAGACAACCTCACTGAAATAGGTGTTGCCGTAGGCGGAAAGACCTCTTAAGATACTGGCGCCAATAACAATGGCGGCGGCCAGGACAAGGAAACTGCGTTGCCCTGAGCTGAGCACAGTGTCAATGCCGTCGCCAAGCATACGGGGTATAACCAGACTGAAGGCGGTGGTGGCTACCAGGCAAATAAAAGCCAGCAGCAATAATCCCCAGTATTTTTGGGCAAAGCCCATTAGTCTTAGCAGGATTCTCACTTCACATCACGTCCGACTGTTCTTGAAGAATTCTGTTTCTCTTCGCAGTCCCCTTTGCCCGGGGTCTGCTGTTAGTTTAACGCTGGTCTTTCAGGATGTCTTCATAGGCGCCGGAAAGGACCTTCCGGATACGCCGCAGCGTTTCGGCGTCTACCTCACGGGCTTTACTGCTGACCAGCTTGGCCAGCCGGTCAAATTCACGCATTGTCTCGCCGATGTCTTCGGTGTTTTCCTGGTTCCACCAGTTCCTGACATGGCTCTCTATTTTTTCTTCGAGTTCACCCTGCTCGTCAAGGGACTGGCGGCCCTCATCGGTGATGGTGTAGATTTTTTTGCCGTCCTGTTCCGTAGCCGTGACGTGCCCCATTTCCTCAAGCATTTGCAGCGTAGGGTAGACGATGCCCGGACTCGGCACATAGAAACCGTGAAAGCGTTTTTCCAGCGCCCGGATAATTTCGTAGCCATAGCCGGGCTTATCTTTCAGGTAGTGCAGGATGATGTACTTGAAAAAGCCTCTGCGGAATGGTCTTTCCGGTCGTGGCCCGGAAAAAAAAATTATGCCGGTTAAACATGATTACCACCTCGGCGGCAGGTGCATACCCGATATATCAGATTATATCTTAAGATAACCGGGCAGAATTGTCAATATGTACCCTGAGTAACCTTTTATCATGTGATGATGCGGATTAATAATAACACAACCCCCTGCCTTGATAACATAGCTTCAAAACAGGGGGTAATTATTGCTTTGGTAGAGCAAGCTGTACAATAGACAGAACCTTCTGTCTAATATTTGACCTTCTTGCGTAGATAGCTAGAACTGAGACGTAACTTTGAGATAATAGTATCGTCGCCACAAGTTATTTGATATGCCGAAGTCCAGCCGCCACTACCTGCAACATGATTACACTTCCCTTAAGACAGCCATACCAGAGGGCGGTTGCTAAGA
Proteins encoded:
- a CDS encoding ABC transporter ATP-binding protein; the encoded protein is MYHGGGGGYGGGFHLHGAFDEDEMLGKVYDSRIVGRMYRYLRPVKTWLALGAGGMLLRTLAQLATPYLIVIATGRFIQTKDLAGLNIIVILFIGATLLAWAGQYMQTLFLSYAGESILLRMRTEMFDHLQKLSLSFFDRNQVGKLMSRVQNDVQQLQELVTNGVLNIITSALTLVGIAVIMILLNARLALLTLTVVPALAIVTLIWQKYARRAFIRVRQAIATVNAQLQEGISGVRVTQSLSREGVNFERFDNVNRAHLDANVDAARLEALMMPAVQVLTAIAFSLILVFGGYQVLDGTMGAEIIIGFLLYIQRFFDPILELTTQYTELQRSMASGARIFELLDVKPEIEDNPRAMVMPPVKGEVRFQGVSFSYQPGIEVLHDIDLAVKPGEMVAIAGRTGAGKSSLMNLVLRFYEAEKGDVTIDGYNVNAVTQQSLRQQIGIVPQDPFLFSGSIEDNIKYGRMEATHDEVINAAKTVGAHSFITHLKHGYDTLVGERGGNLSAGQRQFVCLARAVLADPPIIILDEATSSVDTNAERLMQESFRRLMQGRTCLVIAHRLSTVTNADRIIVLERGRITEMGSHRELLAKEGLYANMFKALSTAD
- a CDS encoding ABC transporter ATP-binding protein gives rise to the protein MRILLRLMGFAQKYWGLLLLAFICLVATTAFSLVIPRMLGDGIDTVLSSGQRSFLVLAAAIVIGASILRGLSAYGNTYFSEVVSQRTAYDIRNALYDRLQRLSFAYHDQSQTGQLMSRATADVEAIRRFFGRGLLGIIQTLLLFIGIAFILISLDWKLGLLTLAFAPAVGWRATVVSNRLRPIWLKIQQLMGELGTILEENLTGVRIVKAFSHQAEESQKFAAGATILYDEEINATRQMAFNMPLMVFLMTLPTALVLWYGGRQVVAGNLTLGDLTQFILYLGMLLMPIRRLGFMANMLSRTISAGQRILEILDTESAVQERPNAIELNTVRGQVSFENVSFSYDSAGPALENISFSVQPGELVALLGGSGSGKSSIAHLIPRFYDVSSGRITIDGVDIRDLTLASLRRNVGIVQQDVFLFSATIRDNIAYGLVKADTAQIEAAAKAAYLHDFITTLPDGYETWVGERGITLSGGEKQRLAIARTLLINPGILILDDSTSSVDAETERLIRRALDKLIKGRTTFVITHRLPIIKNADLILVLQDGQIVEHGKHGELMARNGIYQQTYQSQLASVQ
- a CDS encoding PadR family transcriptional regulator, whose amino-acid sequence is MKDKPGYGYEIIRALEKRFHGFYVPSPGIVYPTLQMLEEMGHVTATEQDGKKIYTITDEGRQSLDEQGELEEKIESHVRNWWNQENTEDIGETMREFDRLAKLVSSKAREVDAETLRRIRKVLSGAYEDILKDQR